In Alteromonas macleodii, the sequence TCAATCAGTAATGACAATGTTGAAAAACGGTCAGCAGTACATGAAGACATGGCCTGTGAGAAAAGAGCTTTACGCTTTTTTCCCAGAATGCAGAGTAGTAGCAGCCACCAAGTTTGCTATTAAGACTATGCCGCCGGTTGCTATGTTGTCATGTGCGCTTTTATATCAAAACTTAGGTACAGACTATCTCCCCCAAACTATTACGATAGGTGCTTTTTTCTTGAGTTTACCTATGCAGGGTTTGCTATGGTTAGGGCATCGCTCAGATCAATATCTTCCACCACAGCTAAAAAGCTGGTATCAGGAAATTCATTCTAAAATGCGTACGCAGGGAGTGAATATCAGTAATGCTAAGTCAAAGCCTAAATATAAGGAGCTGGCTCAGCTACTTAAAACGGCCTTTAACGATCTAGATAACGCATTCACTAAACACTGGTTTAATTAAAAGCCACCTGTTGTTTCAAAACTCCCGTAGCCTACTAATAGTAGTCTAGCTACTAGGCCAACTTTTATTCTATAAATGGAGAGCGTTTAGGCGGCTCTTAGCAATGCCTGACATTTTCGACACTTATACTGTGCGCCTTTCAAAATATTATTGTGTCTGCGCGTAGATAACGCGTATGTGTCGCAGTCGCAAACATATTGGAAGGTTTTTGTCACCCGTTTTACATCAAACTGATGGGTGGCTGCAGGTGTACGGTTAAAAACACTATGCATAACCGATTGCCATTCTCTGCCATGGGGTTGAACCTTTCCAAATAACGTCCATACCAGTAAATGACTTACTTCATGAGGTATCACGTCATTTATGAAGGCCTCGACATTTTCTTTGAAAAGAAGAGGGTGAAAGTTTAGGCGGTTTTGCTGCAAAAACGCCGTTCCGGCATTCCTACCTGAACGTCTAAACGTAATGGTTGGGCGTTCAAACTTACGGTTAAAGTAACGCTCTGCTTGTTCAAAACAATAAAAAACAGCGTCGGTAATTACGCGACGCTGTTCTTTATTTAAATCATTTGAAGCGATGTTTCTGCCTCACTCTATGTCTTTGCGTAGTTAACTGTATCTAATGTTAACTGTATTTATTATTAGCTACTCGACATCACAAGGTAAACAAAGCACGTAGGTTCCTTTAGGGTCGTTCAGCTTATTAACTAAACTAAACTCTTTAAGTACGCGCTTAAACTCGTTAACGAGTGACGAGTCGGCGTGAGCAAACTGCCACTTTCCTACGAACGTCATGGCTTGACCGAAAAATTCTTTCCAGAAAATTTCCTGTGCGGTCAACGTGCGCTGTACATAGAAGGTGTCATAGTTCTCAAGTTCTGCAATCTCTGCGGCGGCAGCGACAGCGTCATCAAGTGTTCCTAACTGGTCAACTAGACCTAGCTCAATTGCATCTTCACCAATCCATACGCGACCTTGTGCAACGCTATCCACTTCCTCAACCGACATACCACGAGCGTTAGACACTAGCGATAGGAAGTTACCGTATGTGTTTTCAACGTTACGCTGAAGAATTTGACCAAACTCTGGAGCAAGAGGGCGTACAGTTGAAAAACCAGCAAGTTCTGTTGAGCCTACACCGTCACTGTGAATGCCCAAATAATCAAGCGAGTTTTCGTATGTCATGAACATACCGAATACGCCGATAGAGCCTGTAATAGTGCTTGGGCTTGCAATAATCTTGTCGGTGCTTGCCGCTATCCAGTAACCACCAGATGCTGCGTAAGTGCTCATAGACGCAATAACAGGCTTACCTGCTTGTTGAAGCTGTAGAACTTCCTGGCGAATGATTTCAGAGGCAAAAGCACTGCCACCGGGTGAGTCGATTTGAAGGACAACGGCTTTAACGTTGTCATCTAAGCGCGCTTTTCTCAATAGACGAGCGGTACTGTCTCCGCCTATAGTGCCAGCTTTTTGATTGCCGTCTAAAATTGTACCTTTAGCAACGACGATAGCCACTTTATCCATGTCTGACTCAACGACAGGCATAGGAGGATTAACCACTTTCAGATAAGATTTAAACGTAGTGAGGTTTACACCCTGCTCGTTATCACCTTCGCCCACTAATTCGGTTAACTCTAGCCTTACTTCCTCGCGAGTTTTCAACGCATCAACCCAGTTGTTGTCAAGCGCATACTGGGCGAAGTCACCACCGGCCGCTTCAAATTTTGCTAATAGGCCTTGAAGTGTTTCATCGAAATTTGCTTCATCAATACCGCGAGCGGCTGCAACGTCAGCTTTATACTGTGCCCAATAGCCGTCTAACCATTGCTTTTCAGCTTCTTTAGCTTCCTCAGACATATCATTTCGCATAATCGGCTCAACGGCAGATTTATACGTTCCTACACGGAAGATATGGGTTGTTACTTTCAGCTTTTCCAACATGTCTTTGAAGTACATGCCGTAGCGACCGTAACCTTCAAACATTAATCCACCCATTGGGTTTAGGTAGATGTTGTCTGCGTGGGCTGCCAAGTAGTATTGGTCTTGCGAGAAGTAATCGCCAATGGCGTAAACGGGTTTTCCTGATTCTTTAAATGCATCGATAGCGTTCGCGACAGTGCGCAGTTTATCTAAACCGCCTCCGGTTAACCCGTGAAGGTCAAGTACTAGGGCTTTAATGCGTCGGTCTTTCTTGGCATTCTCTAAAACCTTCATAACATCGCGAACGAGTACTTCCGGGTTTTCGGGCTCGCTACCAAGCGATTCCTGCAAAAACTGTTCAAATGGGTCGATACTTTCCTTTTCAATAACTAGCTTA encodes:
- the yfbV gene encoding terminus macrodomain insulation protein YfbV, whose amino-acid sequence is MSQSVMTMLKNGQQYMKTWPVRKELYAFFPECRVVAATKFAIKTMPPVAMLSCALLYQNLGTDYLPQTITIGAFFLSLPMQGLLWLGHRSDQYLPPQLKSWYQEIHSKMRTQGVNISNAKSKPKYKELAQLLKTAFNDLDNAFTKHWFN
- a CDS encoding SprT family zinc-dependent metalloprotease; protein product: MASNDLNKEQRRVITDAVFYCFEQAERYFNRKFERPTITFRRSGRNAGTAFLQQNRLNFHPLLFKENVEAFINDVIPHEVSHLLVWTLFGKVQPHGREWQSVMHSVFNRTPAATHQFDVKRVTKTFQYVCDCDTYALSTRRHNNILKGAQYKCRKCQALLRAA
- the sppA gene encoding signal peptide peptidase SppA; translated protein: MAAKGNWTKSLFIGLWTVLNFTRKLFFNVIFIVIFVGLIIAIAGQGDEPLSVNKDSALYLTLNGKLVIEKESIDPFEQFLQESLGSEPENPEVLVRDVMKVLENAKKDRRIKALVLDLHGLTGGGLDKLRTVANAIDAFKESGKPVYAIGDYFSQDQYYLAAHADNIYLNPMGGLMFEGYGRYGMYFKDMLEKLKVTTHIFRVGTYKSAVEPIMRNDMSEEAKEAEKQWLDGYWAQYKADVAAARGIDEANFDETLQGLLAKFEAAGGDFAQYALDNNWVDALKTREEVRLELTELVGEGDNEQGVNLTTFKSYLKVVNPPMPVVESDMDKVAIVVAKGTILDGNQKAGTIGGDSTARLLRKARLDDNVKAVVLQIDSPGGSAFASEIIRQEVLQLQQAGKPVIASMSTYAASGGYWIAASTDKIIASPSTITGSIGVFGMFMTYENSLDYLGIHSDGVGSTELAGFSTVRPLAPEFGQILQRNVENTYGNFLSLVSNARGMSVEEVDSVAQGRVWIGEDAIELGLVDQLGTLDDAVAAAAEIAELENYDTFYVQRTLTAQEIFWKEFFGQAMTFVGKWQFAHADSSLVNEFKRVLKEFSLVNKLNDPKGTYVLCLPCDVE